In one window of Thalassophryne amazonica chromosome 9, fThaAma1.1, whole genome shotgun sequence DNA:
- the pcp4a gene encoding calmodulin regulator protein PCP4a isoform X2 produces MSVRQTSGAATGNSKPCAGQGLQGQQKLPSKYEKINLPQDFDIDMDDPETAKAAVAIQSQFRKFQKKKHDVKS; encoded by the exons gagtgtg AGACAAACATCTGGAGCAGCAACTGGAAACAGCAAACCATGTGCTGGACAAG GTCTTCAAGGTCAACAAAAGCTTCCATCTAAAT ATGAGAAGATCAATCTGCCCCAGGACTTTGACATCGACATGGACGACCCGGAGACGGCGAAGGCCGCCGTGGCCATCCAGTCGCAGTTCAGGAAATTCCAGAAAAAGAAGCACGATGTGAAATCGTAG
- the pcp4a gene encoding calmodulin regulator protein PCP4a isoform X1: MSERQTSGAATGNSKPCAGQGLQGQQKLPSKYEKINLPQDFDIDMDDPETAKAAVAIQSQFRKFQKKKHDVKS, encoded by the exons AGACAAACATCTGGAGCAGCAACTGGAAACAGCAAACCATGTGCTGGACAAG GTCTTCAAGGTCAACAAAAGCTTCCATCTAAAT ATGAGAAGATCAATCTGCCCCAGGACTTTGACATCGACATGGACGACCCGGAGACGGCGAAGGCCGCCGTGGCCATCCAGTCGCAGTTCAGGAAATTCCAGAAAAAGAAGCACGATGTGAAATCGTAG